The Triticum aestivum cultivar Chinese Spring chromosome 3A, IWGSC CS RefSeq v2.1, whole genome shotgun sequence genome includes a region encoding these proteins:
- the LOC123060993 gene encoding uncharacterized protein: MGANCCIAAKQRPEPSVASVEVSAYRTRHSPSWSFRWDNRTHIEDIMENAALFSNHSSGNIRPELKSGSIAPTEGHPNEDNLPDVFRGVKCQKPDKKMEASKRSKAGLQAVQSTASNSPPEAKSCKSSDMVNVASDIKTSKSLPSTPPLVSRTDPSSSRCHSLHVDSFSMRKARRSPGHQLCRQISDSKIPSLKSFSESSYAGGRPSSSMLSTCSNDPFGGGSQHGGSSDGWSTRTFSDLVASSQRERWSVDSELFGSISSKIARPNDSHATALSPDEGICKLCSKLLKERSTWSAHDLGVVAVLFCGHAYHANCLDSTTSECEKYDPPCPVCTHGEKGAAKLFGKLDSKIKSRKSKNVILDTDIDRSSKHKKRSMREPRLGTSSSMKDSFRRPFLKRHFSIGSRPPRSVLGSEPTGKKGFWARHWRE; the protein is encoded by the exons ATGGGGGCTAATTGTTGCATAGCTGCCAAGCAGAGGCCTGAGCCATCAGTAGCTTCAGTTGAAGTTTCGGCATACAGGACAAGACACTCGCCGTCATGGAGCTTCCGGTGGGACAACCGCACACACATAGAGGATATAATGGAAAACGCTGCACTGTTTTCCAATCACAGTAGTGGAAACATTCGTCCAGAACTAAAGAGTGGTTCCATTGCACCAACCGAAGGCCATCCCAATGAGGACAATCTCCCTGATGTTTTCCGCGGGGTCAAATGTCAAAAACCTGACAAGAAGATGGAAGCATCCAAACGTTCCAAAGCTGGTCTTCAAG CCGTTCAATCTACAGCGAGCAATTCACCTCCTGAG GCAAAGTCCTGCAAATCATCAGATATGGTAAATGTTGCTTCAGACATAAAGACATCAAAGTCCCTTCCTTCAACACCACCCCTAGTATCCAGAACAGATCCTTCATCCTCTAGGTGTCATTCTCTTCATGTGGACTCATTCTCAATGAGGAAAGCACGTCGATCACCTGGACATCAACTATGTAGGCAGATCTCGGACAGCAAGATCCCATCTCTCAAGTCCTTCAGTGAGAGTAGCTATGCAGGAGGAAGGCCATCGAGTTCCATGCTCTCGACCTGCAGTAATGATCCATTTGGAGGAGGATCACAACATGGTGGATCATCAGATGGATGGTCAACTCGCACATTTTCTGACTTAGTGGCCTCATCTCAAAGAGAGAGGTGGTCAGTTGACAGTGAGCTCTTTGGCTCTATCAGCAGTAAAATAGCTAGACCAAATGATTCACATGCAACTGCTCTCTCTCCTGACGAAGGGATATGCAAGCTGTGTTCAAAGCTATTAAAGGAACGGTCTACATGGAGTGCTCATGATCTGGGTGTAGTAGCTGTTTTATTCTGTGGTCATGCATACCATGCAAACTGTTTGGATAGTACTACTTCTGAGTGTGAGAAATATGATCCTCCATGTCCTGTATGCACCCATGGTGAGAAAGGTGCAGCAAAGCTATTTGGTAAGTTGGACTCAAAGATTAAGAGCAGGAAATCTAAAAATGTGATCTTAGATACTGATATAGATAGGAGCTCTAAGCACAAGAAGAGAAGTATGAGGGAACCCAGGTTAGGCACAAGTTCTAGCATGAAGGATTCATTTCGTCGACCATTTTTAAAGAGGCATTTTTCAATTGGTTCTCGACCGCCAAGATCAGTTCTGGGGAGTGAGCCAACAGGAAAGAAAGGTTTCTGGGCAAGACACTGGAGAGAATAG